One region of Candidatus Binatia bacterium genomic DNA includes:
- a CDS encoding universal stress protein, with protein sequence MLELKKVLCPIDFSNLAARELDLAVQVCEAFGSKLVLHHNVMITGVGFSKAWEWSEVHQGHAPSEGDAFKRLEGVLATLPASVQAEAKISSGSVAPVLLLLAEQLPADLVVLGSHGWSTEEHSSVTERIVEKSPCPVLTIQEGHEHAFRLRPQTGEPAVKVLVPTDLSDSAATAVHYAFELARRLPLHVTLLHVARDASAATAAERKLKDLTPSDLADRVERIVHQGKALDDILGTVDATRPAFMVVGEHVGGVFHRLFTQHTAREILHRASCPVWFVPHRR encoded by the coding sequence ATGCTGGAGCTGAAGAAGGTACTGTGTCCAATCGATTTCTCGAATCTCGCCGCACGCGAGCTCGACCTCGCGGTCCAGGTTTGCGAAGCGTTCGGATCGAAGCTCGTCCTGCACCACAACGTCATGATCACCGGGGTCGGATTCAGCAAGGCCTGGGAATGGTCCGAAGTGCACCAGGGGCACGCCCCCTCCGAAGGTGACGCCTTCAAGCGCCTCGAAGGCGTGCTCGCGACCCTGCCGGCCAGCGTCCAGGCAGAAGCCAAGATCAGCAGTGGCTCGGTTGCCCCGGTCCTGCTGCTTCTCGCCGAACAACTTCCCGCCGACCTCGTCGTCCTTGGCAGTCACGGGTGGAGCACCGAGGAGCATTCCTCGGTCACGGAACGTATCGTCGAAAAGAGCCCGTGCCCGGTCCTGACCATTCAGGAAGGACACGAACACGCCTTCCGGCTGCGGCCGCAGACGGGCGAGCCGGCGGTCAAGGTACTTGTGCCTACCGATCTGTCGGATTCCGCAGCGACGGCCGTCCACTACGCTTTCGAGCTGGCGCGGCGACTGCCGCTGCACGTGACCCTTCTGCACGTGGCACGCGACGCCAGCGCTGCCACCGCCGCGGAGCGCAAGCTGAAGGACCTGACCCCCTCGGACCTCGCCGATCGCGTCGAACGGATCGTCCATCAGGGCAAGGCGCTGGATGACATCCTGGGGACGGTCGACGCCACTCGCCCGGCGTTCATGGTGGTGGGCGAGCACGTTGGCGGCGTGTTCCACCGCCTGTTCACCCAGCACACGGCGCGCGAGATCCTTCACCGGGCGAGTTGCCCGGTGTGGTTCGTTCCGCACCGACGCTGA